The Dermacentor silvarum isolate Dsil-2018 chromosome 3, BIME_Dsil_1.4, whole genome shotgun sequence region AGCTCCTTTGGGCAGCCACACTCCAGTAGCAACATTTCTTGCAGAATCCAAAAAGTGCTTCGATGTCGACAATTGCTGCATATAATCGAACTAATCTCTTCACTTTTAAACAAGACAATAATATCAGAAAAGCGTTTGAATATCACAAGTTTTCTTCTCCCGTGGTAGGACGCTTGTGACGACAATAAACAGCTAAATATCCATAATTGCACAGATTTTGTGCATCATTATTTTTTCCAACATTCTCGAATTCCATGTAGTTATGACATTTATATTGAGCTAACCATGCTTATGTTTATTCATTGCTACGTCCTTTCAGTCATGACAATTTTTTGGACACGCTGTGAGCATGAAAcgacttaaataattactttagaCAAAGAAAATTCTTTTTAGTGCGCAAAgcgtggaaggaaggaaggaagaagacgGAAGGACAAAGCGCACTAATTAAAAGATATGCCCTGAAAAGTGTGTTGAAGTGCAGGTTTCTTGCTCATGGGTAAGTTCGTTCGCATTAATATGGCAGACTGGTTGAAGGGCAGTGAGGAATACATTAGGAAGATCTAGGATCAATAAATTCACAAAAACACAAGCAAGATAAACCACGATGCAGTAGCAAGTGGAACTACGTGAGACACTATGTCACCGATACATTAACCGACACTTTAATGAGTGGGGCTTACTGGAGTGCTATGTGATGAACACACGCTGCaaccaaaaaaagaaatgtcgcagtttcacccgaaaggcgaagcatcaattgcgatagcaacttagtacagagctatacggagtaaggatggtagttttatcagctgtataaacttggacatgcaacagcaccagcaacgcgcagaactgttgtcgacgccgtcgccgttttgcccgcgttcacaccgaacgcacgcgacgttggtgactgtttccagggcctctgggggcggctcggaggttttcgacgagatcagaacgggaaactcgtcgagaagcgtcggaagtctttaccaccttctcgcctcgcatcgtttttatatatatacgcatttggtgccgcagctaaacttcgcctcccctgcctccctcccatccccccacggcttctcgcgcgacggaagaagtcgcgtttgttctatatatatatatatatatatatatatatatatatggtgattgtaaaggaggaaagagacgtttaattctgcagcccttcagggagcacgacgcagaacgcgcgtttgttctcagccgtgcattcgctccccgtgaaagcgcgcgtccctcacgccctttcactcgcacatacagcgtccggcgcgcggcgacgatttcatcgccgttgacgtcatacggaacctcagggcgacggcgacggcgacgcctatggcacaaatcctctttgagtgtccatataattgctatcgcaataaaacacaaagtcACATCATTAAAATATAAGCGTTAGTAAGAGTTACTGAAATCCACAGTGAGAACAGAGAGGCAATTGCAAGGGCTGGAGCATGCCACTAACACGTCGTCTAAACACGCATGAAGAGATTCACTACATGCTATGTTACTTTATGTACAATCGCAGGTGCTAAAAATAATGAGGCTCCGTACACATGCGCAATGGAATGCTATGATTCATGATAATTTTCTCAAAGCACTCCGGAAGATGTGGCGCGATTGGTTAATTGTTTACCGTTGAATACAGAGTACACATGTATGTACGTACAACAGCAATTGACCATTGAGACATTGCGCCGCCACTATAAGTGCCTTCAATTAAATCTATCGCTCCGTACCATCAAATTTGCGAATCTTCATGTAGACAAATTCAACAGTATGTACCGGCAGTGAAGTTTGATGCAGCGAGTGTACTTTTCAAGAATATTGTGCGTGCATGAAAAAAATTACATTAAAAATGTTTGCTTTTAGTTCAGCGTCATGGTACTAATACATTTTATGGTTTTAACGGTATGTGTATTCCAATATCCGTCTTGTGATGAAGCTCTTTATAAAAAAATGTTTGTCTTTTGTGCCACTTTCTGGATGGAATCGTATTATGCTACCAATAAAAACACCAAGAACCTTTACTACTCACTAAATACGCCTGATTTCTGTCCCTGTCTCTTTCTGCACACACTCACACAAACATGTGTGGACAAGGAAAAAATTATTTAATCTATATCCATTACAATATTGCTTCTATGCTTCTTAGAGAGGAAAAACAAAACCTAACTGGCCATAATTTTAACGAATGAGGGAAGCACACAGCGTTCTCACAACTGTAACTGATCCGTTAAAGAATCCACATACCTTCTCACCGTAAGAAATTCTGTTAACATCCAAGGAAATACTTTTGATGTCGAAAATAGGGACAAACTAGACATCAAACATAACAATCACTTTGATGTATGGCACACTAGTATAATGTGTGTCCTTTAGCGCAGTCAACACTGGGGCCAAAGTCTAAGGTTTCGAGCTCCTTTAAAATAACCCCCGCCTTCACAAATGGGTGACACTGCGCCAAATAGATGAAAAGTAAGGCACCTTTTATGTACAGGCTATATACAGAATGAGGTAGCCAAAATGGCCAAAAAAGAAACCACGCGTAACCTCCCGGCAATCACCGCCGTCTCCATAGCCTTACACGACAAGAACACCAATGTTAACTTACATCGCAAATTGTCACAGCAAACCACTATTCGCAAACATTGCGCAAGAAACAGTGACTAGATTTTTAGTCCTTATAGATGCCTTATAAATACGGCTTGCAAGCAAAATCTAATTAATTTTTCTGTTTTACGTAAAACACTGAAATAAATGGAAACACTATTAGCCCATATAGCTAGGGGCAAGCCATCCATTTAAATGTTGATTAAGACTAACAATCAAAACGAAAATCTCCGCATTCATTTCATTGACACTTGCCACACATCACAACCGGTGATAATACACACATGAAGAACCTTTCACTTCACAGTAAAATATAAATGCAACCCAAAGCATTATCACTCGTTTAAAAAAAAGCATCATGCGCAATTTTTTGTTACGCTGAGTAAGCATGTCCAAACACACCGTCTCCTGAGTAGGCGACTGCCGACCGACCACTGAGGTAAAATTTAACGCTTTCAGCAGTCTATAGTGTTACCGCTGTTGTGGAAAAAAAGCAAAATCTGATGCTCCTCCGGATTTGCGGTAGTGTAGTGATTTAAGACCAGCTACGTTTTACTACAGCCATCTCCGTGCGCCACTGATAAACCAACTTATTGTGTCTCACTAAGCATTCACCATGTGTCATCTAGCGGTCATTGTACACGTATAGTGAATAGTTGGCTCCCGTTATTATACATCTTCAATCACTCTTTCTGAGAAAACTAGAAGCACATGACAGACCTCGCCATCCATTCGAAACATTGTAAAGTTTGCCGAAAATTTACAAATGTTCTATCAACTTCATCGTCTTGATAGAGTCACTTTCGTTCACAACCGTATCGCACAGATCACACCTTTCAAGCATGGTGTCTTCAAAGCCAGAGTCTCTTCGATCGTGACACTCTCGGGACAACTCGAtgtgttgctgctgttgctgagaAAGAATTGTGGCCTGTAGAGGCATTGAACTGTAACCATGTACCCTGTAGCGGTGCTGCTGGTGGTGCTGGCATGCATGCGGCGGAGGGTAACGGTGAGGCATGCTCGAAGTGGGCGACAAAGAGCGTGGTGACCCAAGCATGGAAAGTTCTTGCGACTCCGTCGACGTCAGGGATTCCAGCGTGGTGGTATTCGTGTCGCTGGAAGATTGTTTTCGGGATCTCTTCGCCATGGCAAACTGGGACTTCCTGAGGCCGCCGAACTGAGAAATTGCCTGTGAAGGAGTGACCACACTCATCTCGCGCTCTTCGAAGGCAAATGACCGACCTCGCTTCAGCGCCGGCCGACATGGGTGTCCAGTAGTTGCATATGAGTTATACTCGGAGGGCACGCTGCCGCATCGCTGTACATGGGCCATGCTGGTGGGAGAGTGCGGCGCCACCTGGTTAGTTTCAGCACTACCAGCGAGGACAGAAGCGCTGCTCCGTGACTCATATCTAGTGCTACTTCCATGGTGAGGCTGGCAAGAATCGATAAAATAACGGCACCACTCTTCATGGTTGATGCTGCTGTTGCACGACCTGTCGCATGCTGCTGTAGGTTCATTCCTATTGGCGTAACGACCCCGAATACGGAAGGACTTGCTGCGATCCCCTGTTGAGCGAATGGTGGCATTCGTGGAGGTGGGCTTAACGTACCTCTGACAATTTCTTGAAAATCGCTCGGACGGGACTTCTGGGTTGTCCAGAGACGCTCGTCGGTAGAAGCTGTTCCTAACAGCCATGCGGTGGTGCACAGGCCTGTGTGTATTGCGAAGGTGCGAGTTCTCCTGCTGGAACAGCTGCTGTGGCTGTTCTTCCATCTCATCAACGCAGAGTGGGTGGTGCACTACTACAGAGGACCGCCTGGATGGCGTGAGATTCGGGTCAATTGTGACGGCTACAATCTTCCATTCGCCTGACTTATTTCGGTAAAGAGAATGCCTCATCAAGGACCTCTGGTACTCTTCGCTTTCGCATGAGCGCAATGAGGCAGTACTTTCTGGCGCCCTCGTGCCTCCTGAGCACTTTCGCTCCCGGAGCGGGCTCTGGTGGCTGTAGTGATAACCTAGTGGCGAGAAAAAACTAGGCTTGCGCTTCAGGCAGGCGAACATCTTACGAACATGCTTGCGAGTCGCTTTGTTCCTGATGACGTACAGGTACGGATTAATGAGTGACGAGGAGAACAGAAGCAGCATGGCAATGGCTGGAAGATTGCGCAAAGGCGTTTTTAAAGTGTGCGCATGTTGTGTTTCCACAAGAGTCATGGCGAAGAACGGAAGGAAGCAGGCTGTGAAGGACACTACCACGAAAACGCCTGTGCGAACAGCCTTCAATTTGTCACCGAACAACGAAGACGCTTGGCTATGTGAAGACGTTCGTTTAGACCACGCCGACTTCCGGGGAAGGTGAACAGGCAGGTGACTCCTGCCGTCCGGTCCTGCAGACGAGGGCGGGCTTATCTCGTTGCTTCCGCTCTTGACGTTGCGAATGCGGGTGCACGCACTGTT contains the following coding sequences:
- the LOC125944405 gene encoding uncharacterized protein LOC125944405; this encodes MELSMERDIPAVIPRAGPASNNFTAQNPAPAITNSFPHESANTQHFSLSGQAFAAAPTSKESTEDQLSFSYINAEVHYTLLLIIMVSSVAINGLVFVLFYQRPSIRMTSNKFVLNMAIVHLLQTFIVLPFVFVSVMFQEWIFGDIFCKIHGTVSMCLTMANVFSILLIAVDRNCAVNSPLHYSMTITKKRTSVLIVSTWVCALVVSVPPLVGVSGLQYQKRWAMCSVTWYDTGQLTLAYACVLSVLGFLLPFIRITWIYASMLQAARRNSACTRIRNVKSGSNEISPPSSAGPDGRSHLPVHLPRKSAWSKRTSSHSQASSLFGDKLKAVRTGVFVVVSFTACFLPFFAMTLVETQHAHTLKTPLRNLPAIAMLLLFSSSLINPYLYVIRNKATRKHVRKMFACLKRKPSFFSPLGYHYSHQSPLRERKCSGGTRAPESTASLRSCESEEYQRSLMRHSLYRNKSGEWKIVAVTIDPNLTPSRRSSVVVHHPLCVDEMEEQPQQLFQQENSHLRNTHRPVHHRMAVRNSFYRRASLDNPEVPSERFSRNCQRYVKPTSTNATIRSTGDRSKSFRIRGRYANRNEPTAACDRSCNSSINHEEWCRYFIDSCQPHHGSSTRYESRSSASVLAGSAETNQVAPHSPTSMAHVQRCGSVPSEYNSYATTGHPCRPALKRGRSFAFEEREMSVVTPSQAISQFGGLRKSQFAMAKRSRKQSSSDTNTTTLESLTSTESQELSMLGSPRSLSPTSSMPHRYPPPHACQHHQQHRYRVHGYSSMPLQATILSQQQQQHIELSRECHDRRDSGFEDTMLERCDLCDTVVNESDSIKTMKLIEHL